In one Pseudomonas hydrolytica genomic region, the following are encoded:
- a CDS encoding dCTP deaminase, producing the protein MFLSDIEIRKAIQNGDFSISHNTIPDIRSASICLHLSENIIIPSYTSHEVDIRRPETYPTCIAERITPSNGHLLLPGDFILGSTLEGIAFSNSLAGHISNISGLARLGLNTILSTYVSPGFGAGLARPITLEIHNSSIAPIRIFPGMRICHLLLVKLSSTAHSGYDHSNPGKYLTNAPQGSEFHKDTGLFSAEAPCNK; encoded by the coding sequence ATGTTTCTTTCGGATATTGAAATTAGAAAAGCCATTCAGAATGGTGATTTTTCTATTTCACACAATACCATCCCTGATATAAGATCCGCCTCCATTTGCCTGCACCTGTCAGAAAACATAATAATACCCTCTTACACATCTCACGAGGTAGATATTCGCAGGCCGGAGACGTACCCGACTTGTATTGCCGAGCGCATCACCCCATCTAATGGACACCTCCTTTTACCCGGCGACTTCATACTCGGCTCTACCCTTGAAGGAATTGCTTTTTCGAATTCTTTAGCAGGCCATATTTCCAACATATCAGGCCTGGCCAGACTAGGTCTAAATACAATCTTATCAACCTATGTATCACCCGGCTTCGGAGCGGGGCTTGCCAGACCCATTACCCTTGAGATTCATAATTCATCAATTGCGCCAATTAGAATATTTCCAGGAATGCGCATTTGTCATTTACTATTAGTTAAACTTAGCAGCACAGCACATAGTGGTTACGACCATAGCAACCCTGGAAAGTATCTGACCAACGCACCCCAGGGCTCTGAATTCCATAAGGACACGGGCTTATTTAGCGCTGAAGCGCCGTGCAACAAATAA
- a CDS encoding LasR-specific antiactivator QslA, translating to MSKGVMTCLPPYDGHPGVEITWAADCSEAFNQGVMLAQTWLDNARTGWLWAVMIAERDLLPCAIERRAFEVGFLSRIQQRICSQGLCGHSDHTLTLAL from the coding sequence ATGAGCAAAGGTGTAATGACCTGCCTGCCACCTTACGACGGCCACCCAGGGGTAGAGATCACCTGGGCTGCGGACTGCAGCGAAGCATTTAATCAAGGAGTGATGCTGGCCCAGACCTGGCTCGACAACGCTCGTACCGGTTGGCTCTGGGCAGTCATGATCGCCGAGCGCGACTTACTGCCATGTGCAATAGAACGGAGAGCCTTCGAAGTGGGTTTTCTCAGTCGGATCCAGCAACGCATATGCTCACAAGGACTCTGCGGCCACTCGGACCACACACTCACCCTAGCGCTATAA
- a CDS encoding S-type pyocin domain-containing protein yields the protein MSGYVPNNRDERPAPKAEPYNGDFDRQPARTLVMDVQPEAPRQELQQAGCVFAKSCNLPDGVIDHRQPGNFIPLESLKTYGEWAVLATGSAIAATGTQLQLVGGSSSGTALASRLGGSIALGLAEGAATAGVIAGTALGSIAMLLPNNSLSPDSAYYTREQYAALNMGRTRARLNIKHLPDGSVDVYGFYTGGKASWENVPVIAALPRGDQFVADLGQGIELIWTPAADPNEVLDIPALEGAPALPAVWVYPPTDKSDHILVNPVHPPDYQDAIIWFPSTDIQPIYIALSLRDEPGVVTGQGKDVTGIWLADAGRELGAPIPSQIADQLRGRRFNSFDDFRRAFWTAVGGDPFLSGQFNERNAKDMAKGFSPVAPSSEHAGKRRAYELHHIEAISEGGAVYDVENLGVTTPKHHIELHKKG from the coding sequence ATGAGCGGCTATGTGCCCAACAACAGAGACGAGCGGCCTGCGCCAAAAGCTGAGCCCTATAACGGCGACTTCGACCGACAACCAGCCCGCACTCTAGTAATGGACGTGCAGCCAGAAGCGCCGCGCCAAGAGCTTCAGCAGGCAGGCTGTGTATTTGCCAAATCCTGCAATTTGCCTGACGGCGTTATCGACCATCGGCAACCCGGCAACTTCATCCCTCTGGAGTCGTTGAAAACCTACGGCGAGTGGGCAGTGCTGGCTACCGGGAGCGCCATTGCCGCAACCGGGACACAGTTGCAGTTAGTGGGTGGTTCTTCATCGGGCACGGCCTTGGCCTCGCGCCTGGGTGGCAGTATCGCATTAGGTCTGGCAGAGGGTGCTGCAACGGCTGGCGTAATCGCTGGTACTGCGTTGGGCAGCATTGCCATGCTTTTGCCCAACAATAGCCTGTCCCCAGACAGCGCCTACTACACCAGGGAACAATACGCAGCGCTCAATATGGGGCGGACCCGAGCGCGATTGAACATCAAGCACCTTCCCGACGGTTCGGTCGACGTCTATGGTTTTTATACCGGCGGCAAAGCCAGCTGGGAGAATGTTCCGGTCATTGCAGCTCTTCCGCGCGGTGATCAGTTCGTCGCCGATTTAGGCCAAGGTATCGAACTCATCTGGACGCCCGCTGCCGATCCGAACGAAGTGCTGGATATTCCGGCGCTAGAAGGGGCACCTGCGCTGCCAGCCGTGTGGGTGTATCCACCGACCGACAAGTCTGATCACATTCTGGTTAACCCCGTACATCCGCCTGACTACCAGGATGCAATCATCTGGTTCCCCAGCACCGATATTCAGCCGATCTACATCGCGCTGAGCCTTCGTGACGAACCAGGTGTAGTGACAGGGCAAGGGAAGGACGTAACGGGCATTTGGTTGGCGGATGCAGGCAGGGAGCTGGGAGCTCCGATTCCCTCGCAAATTGCCGACCAGTTACGAGGGAGGCGGTTCAACAGCTTCGATGACTTTAGGCGGGCATTTTGGACTGCCGTCGGTGGTGATCCGTTTTTGAGCGGGCAGTTTAACGAGCGAAATGCGAAGGACATGGCAAAAGGCTTTTCCCCAGTTGCGCCTTCCTCTGAACATGCGGGAAAAAGACGCGCCTATGAGCTCCATCACATTGAAGCAATATCCGAGGGTGGCGCCGTGTACGATGTTGAAAACTTAGGCGTTACGACGCCAAAACATCATATTGAGCTTCATAAAAAGGGTTAA
- a CDS encoding bacteriocin immunity protein, protein MDLKSNFSDYTQDEFLELIRAIESAATESERDRLLEHFVTVAEHPAGSDLLYYPEPGADDSPEGILQTVKTWRIANGLPGFKIA, encoded by the coding sequence ATGGACTTGAAAAGCAATTTTTCCGATTACACGCAAGATGAGTTTCTAGAGTTGATTCGAGCGATTGAGAGTGCAGCGACAGAAAGTGAACGTGACAGACTACTAGAGCACTTTGTCACCGTTGCAGAGCACCCGGCGGGGTCCGATCTGCTCTACTACCCTGAGCCTGGTGCAGATGACAGCCCCGAAGGCATTCTGCAAACAGTCAAAACTTGGCGCATCGCTAACGGACTACCTGGCTTCAAAATAGCCTAG
- a CDS encoding DUF4172 domain-containing protein: protein MNDPLWIWQQSDWPHFSWQAKNACTAAARLRSGSRTFVSNAQRCGE, encoded by the coding sequence ATGAATGACCCGCTCTGGATCTGGCAACAGTCCGACTGGCCACACTTCAGTTGGCAAGCCAAAAACGCTTGCACCGCTGCTGCGCGCTTACGGTCCGGCTCAAGGACGTTTGTCAGTAATGCTCAGCGCTGTGGGGAGTGA
- a CDS encoding HAD family hydrolase encodes MSNYKTTVITDLDNTLFDWVELWLNCFSAMLDEIVRISGVPKEVLIPEIAAVHQKHGTSEYSMLIEELPSLENVLNGRPAVDVFASAVQAYRDQRRKYLVLYPGVAETLQELKARGTRIIGYTESMAFYSNYRVKRLGLDGVFDFIFCPADHVLPEGVSVDDLRYYPAEHYSLQNTVQHFTPKGSKKPDTKVLEAIVTDLGLTKSECIYVGDSLMKDIAMAADCGIENAWAKYGQAHSRKEYRLLQDVTHWTPEEVAREQRIQARVDVHPDHTLEVGFSELLDIFVFRKF; translated from the coding sequence ATGTCAAATTACAAGACTACGGTTATTACTGATCTGGATAATACATTATTCGACTGGGTTGAACTCTGGTTGAATTGCTTTTCAGCGATGCTTGATGAAATAGTCCGTATAAGCGGGGTGCCAAAAGAGGTTCTCATTCCAGAGATTGCTGCGGTACATCAAAAGCATGGGACTTCGGAGTATTCCATGCTGATTGAAGAGTTGCCATCTTTAGAGAATGTGTTGAACGGGCGGCCTGCTGTTGATGTGTTTGCTAGTGCAGTGCAAGCTTATCGTGATCAACGGCGGAAGTATCTGGTGCTATATCCAGGCGTTGCTGAAACTCTTCAGGAGTTGAAGGCGCGTGGCACAAGAATCATTGGGTACACAGAGTCCATGGCGTTCTATTCTAATTATCGTGTCAAACGTTTAGGGCTGGATGGAGTTTTTGATTTTATCTTCTGCCCGGCAGACCACGTACTACCGGAAGGGGTTTCTGTCGATGATCTTCGCTATTATCCAGCTGAGCACTACTCACTACAGAACACTGTACAGCACTTCACGCCCAAGGGCTCAAAAAAGCCTGATACCAAAGTTTTGGAGGCGATAGTCACCGATCTTGGTTTGACAAAATCGGAATGCATATACGTCGGCGATAGCCTCATGAAAGACATTGCTATGGCAGCTGACTGCGGGATTGAGAATGCTTGGGCTAAATATGGGCAAGCGCATAGTAGGAAAGAATATCGTTTGCTTCAGGATGTTACGCACTGGACTCCAGAAGAGGTAGCGAGAGAACAGAGAATTCAAGCTCGTGTGGATGTACATCCAGACCATACTCTGGAGGTGGGGTTTTCTGAGTTATTGGATATATTCGTTTTTCGTAAATTTTGA
- a CDS encoding BsuBI/PstI family type II restriction endonuclease yields the protein MLPPYVPRELVAERLPLIFPEGTPNRVYCTRELAASTVFAMLYIGAIEHTDVRLGPVHVYRMTDLQAVNSSDEQRLSYRSNLRKKSFEVPGKRWYADNTREPIRDETLREGLVAVGAVMEDKDVPTTSGKPRYALKSDLAALFDPELQGEELAAAILKWQDEHLNKGALARISLMRLGAVDQEGVLVHFPNGETRTLSYGPSSLISRAVVEVFAKRFLEKPAVLWLSESSNKVAMQDLRMASTIGLDIEAQKNLPDLILVDLGPKHPLIVFIEVVATDGAINPRRQEALFELTDKGGFKRSQVAFVTAYADRQSAGFKKTVTSLAWGSFAWFMSEPDKVVVLRDGLVRLSSLNDFFMFPD from the coding sequence GTGCTGCCACCGTATGTACCAAGGGAACTGGTCGCTGAGAGGCTCCCGCTGATCTTCCCGGAAGGAACTCCGAATCGGGTCTACTGCACTCGCGAGCTCGCGGCCAGCACTGTATTCGCAATGCTGTATATCGGTGCAATTGAGCACACGGACGTTCGACTGGGGCCGGTGCATGTCTATCGCATGACCGATTTGCAAGCCGTGAATAGCAGCGATGAGCAACGCCTTAGCTACAGATCGAATCTGCGCAAGAAATCGTTCGAGGTTCCAGGCAAGCGCTGGTATGCGGATAACACCCGCGAACCCATCCGCGATGAGACCCTACGAGAAGGTCTGGTCGCCGTTGGCGCTGTCATGGAAGACAAGGACGTGCCCACCACATCCGGTAAGCCGCGTTATGCACTCAAGTCTGATCTGGCGGCCTTGTTCGACCCTGAGCTCCAGGGCGAAGAGTTGGCAGCCGCCATCCTCAAATGGCAAGACGAACACCTGAACAAAGGCGCGCTTGCCCGCATTTCGTTGATGCGCTTGGGCGCGGTCGATCAGGAAGGCGTACTTGTTCACTTCCCCAACGGTGAAACGCGCACCCTGTCCTATGGCCCTAGTTCGCTGATTTCTCGTGCTGTTGTTGAGGTCTTCGCCAAGCGGTTCCTGGAGAAGCCTGCTGTGCTCTGGCTCAGTGAGTCGAGCAACAAGGTAGCCATGCAGGATTTGCGCATGGCATCGACCATTGGTCTAGATATAGAGGCTCAGAAAAACCTGCCTGACCTGATCTTGGTAGACCTCGGGCCGAAACATCCCCTGATTGTATTTATCGAGGTGGTTGCAACCGATGGTGCGATCAATCCTCGTAGGCAAGAAGCGCTATTTGAGCTGACAGACAAAGGTGGTTTTAAGCGTTCGCAAGTAGCCTTTGTAACTGCTTATGCGGATCGGCAATCGGCGGGGTTCAAAAAAACCGTCACGTCTCTGGCCTGGGGGTCGTTTGCCTGGTTTATGAGCGAGCCAGACAAAGTAGTGGTGCTGCGTGATGGTTTGGTTCGCCTTTCAAGTTTGAATGATTTTTTCATGTTTCCGGATTAA
- a CDS encoding HsdM family class I SAM-dependent methyltransferase, protein MARALATTFPVDHQLALARAFGVRLIEAWWRGLTSVDIVPQELRSPLQPFPTEPLPEAAAALAETIGRTAASFDAETAAYQIGLTYTGMLPAEHRGEYGIFYTPPVLTARLIDQVTAANVDWTKCRVLDPACGGGAFLAPIAQRIMIELKDCSPKLLMQSIGNRLRGYEIDPFGAWLSQVTLDAVVLPISRLAGRKLPVMVTVCDSLRRSPPKDRFDLVIGNPPYGRAKLDLETRERYRRSLYGHANLYGLFTDLALRHTKLGGVIAYVTPTSFLAGVYFKNLRALLGRSAPPLTIDFVTARKGVFDDVLQETALTTYRRGADSAPVVVAEIAPSKGGLEIQQTGEIALPADPSQPWLLPRTTEQTALVECLTHMPHRLADWGYGVSTGPLVWNRFKNQLAQRPSSKRLPLIWAEAITADGRFVFRADKKNHAPYFELKTGDNWLVTTKPCVLLQRTTAKEQSRRLIAAALPAEFLERHGGVVVENHINMIRPITEAPQVSAEVLGAFINSVAADRAFRCVSGSVAVSAYELESLPLPAPEDLVELTRLVDAGADREAIEAACSRLFEGDM, encoded by the coding sequence ATGGCCCGCGCCTTGGCAACTACTTTCCCAGTAGATCATCAGTTGGCCCTGGCGCGTGCGTTCGGCGTCCGGCTGATCGAGGCTTGGTGGCGTGGCCTGACCAGCGTCGATATCGTTCCCCAGGAACTGCGCTCGCCACTCCAGCCGTTCCCTACCGAGCCGCTTCCAGAGGCCGCCGCTGCACTTGCTGAAACCATCGGCCGCACAGCAGCGAGTTTTGATGCCGAGACAGCCGCCTATCAGATAGGCCTGACTTACACCGGCATGCTCCCGGCTGAACATCGCGGGGAGTACGGCATTTTCTACACCCCGCCCGTCCTGACCGCCCGCCTCATCGACCAGGTAACGGCCGCCAATGTCGACTGGACAAAGTGCCGTGTACTTGATCCAGCTTGTGGCGGGGGGGCCTTCCTTGCTCCCATAGCCCAGCGGATCATGATTGAACTGAAGGATTGCAGCCCGAAGCTGCTGATGCAGAGCATCGGCAACCGCTTGCGCGGCTACGAGATCGATCCCTTTGGGGCTTGGCTCAGCCAGGTCACCTTGGACGCCGTGGTACTTCCGATCAGCCGGCTGGCTGGGCGCAAGCTGCCTGTCATGGTGACTGTTTGCGACTCGCTGCGTCGTAGCCCACCGAAAGACCGTTTCGACCTCGTAATTGGTAATCCTCCATATGGACGAGCCAAGCTCGATCTAGAAACTCGCGAACGCTACAGGCGCTCGCTGTATGGTCATGCCAACCTGTATGGGTTGTTCACCGATTTGGCCCTACGTCATACCAAGTTGGGCGGCGTGATTGCTTACGTGACACCGACCTCCTTCTTGGCCGGAGTCTACTTCAAGAATCTACGGGCCCTGCTGGGACGCTCAGCACCACCGCTGACCATCGATTTTGTCACCGCCCGTAAGGGCGTTTTTGATGACGTGCTGCAGGAAACTGCTCTTACGACCTATCGTCGAGGCGCTGATAGCGCCCCGGTCGTCGTTGCCGAAATTGCTCCCTCCAAGGGCGGGCTTGAGATTCAGCAGACGGGCGAGATCGCTCTCCCTGCTGACCCATCGCAACCTTGGCTCTTGCCGCGCACAACTGAGCAAACCGCGTTGGTCGAATGCCTGACCCACATGCCTCATCGTCTGGCCGACTGGGGTTATGGCGTGAGTACTGGCCCGCTGGTGTGGAACCGTTTCAAGAACCAGCTAGCCCAGCGTCCAAGCAGTAAACGCCTGCCACTGATCTGGGCCGAGGCAATCACAGCCGACGGCCGTTTCGTGTTCCGTGCGGACAAAAAGAATCACGCTCCCTACTTTGAGCTGAAAACCGGAGATAACTGGCTTGTGACCACTAAGCCCTGCGTCCTATTGCAACGGACCACGGCCAAGGAACAGAGTCGCCGCCTGATTGCTGCGGCGCTCCCCGCCGAGTTTTTGGAAAGGCATGGTGGCGTCGTGGTCGAAAATCACATCAACATGATTCGTCCAATTACCGAAGCGCCCCAGGTTAGCGCCGAGGTGCTGGGGGCATTCATCAACAGCGTGGCTGCAGACCGCGCATTTCGTTGCGTCAGCGGCTCGGTTGCAGTCTCGGCCTACGAGTTGGAGTCGCTGCCGCTGCCTGCGCCTGAGGACCTCGTGGAGCTAACTAGATTGGTCGATGCTGGTGCCGACCGAGAAGCCATTGAGGCCGCATGTAGTCGATTGTTTGAAGGAGATATGTAG